In Streptomyces canus, one DNA window encodes the following:
- a CDS encoding S9 family peptidase, which yields MAADTRNHVTGEYGPRPVQTPAPAPAQGPARAAAPASMPLPEAEGPRDAVTRLHAHGCWYPSAAPDGTEVAFICDRGGVPQLWAGPVHGEGIRLLDSSPDPVKEVSWSPDGRWIAYTTAPGGGEHSRVLCVRPDGTGRRLLAGADPDSSAYLGCWAHDGSAVAVTLAAPPTARAQADGLWQSTDAVLAHWTAWDGRATLLGTAAYAVGPGGTPATRPGGGLSAYLIDPDGLASPVLLASEPHAPTLRVCDLSRDGRLALLRRGPRGRREAVIRRTSDAATTFTLAVADGDQWIGRFSPDRRTLWLRSDADREYAALFAVALGADGTPRGRTVVAEREDSDLELLTMAHDGRTAVLAWNVRGANELEVVETSPGHGALDAAGPARPVPLPHEVVTRVAAAGPGRLLLALSGSQRRPGVWWAHEGVSLLRTPWSSRDEDAVPPGRPPVRPVLSRLAARDGLPLSGWYYRAPGRAPNEPAPCVIHLHGGPEDQERPVFDPLYHELVGRGLDVFAPDVRGSGGHGRSFVDADLGTGRFAALDDVADCAAHAVTAGPADPTRLAVMGRSYGGYLTFASLVWHPDLFRTGVAVCGMSDLLTFFAGTEPWIAESAAHKYGHPERDRELLHALSPMSRIDALRTPLLAVHGEHDTNVPPGESEQFVRAARERGVPAELLVLRDEGHDFLRADNRRLFRRTAADWMERHLHPF from the coding sequence ATGGCTGCAGACACACGGAATCACGTGACCGGCGAGTACGGCCCCCGACCTGTGCAGACACCGGCGCCCGCCCCGGCGCAGGGGCCCGCCCGCGCCGCGGCCCCCGCCTCGATGCCGTTGCCCGAGGCAGAGGGCCCGCGGGACGCCGTGACCCGGCTGCACGCGCACGGCTGCTGGTATCCCTCCGCCGCTCCCGACGGCACCGAGGTGGCCTTCATCTGCGACCGGGGCGGCGTCCCCCAGCTGTGGGCCGGGCCCGTGCACGGGGAGGGGATCCGGCTGCTCGACTCCTCCCCGGATCCCGTGAAGGAGGTGTCCTGGTCACCCGACGGCCGCTGGATCGCGTACACCACCGCGCCGGGCGGCGGTGAGCACTCACGGGTGCTGTGCGTGCGCCCCGACGGCACCGGTCGTCGCCTGCTGGCCGGTGCCGACCCCGACAGCTCCGCCTACCTCGGCTGCTGGGCCCACGACGGCTCGGCCGTCGCCGTCACCCTCGCCGCACCACCCACCGCCCGCGCCCAGGCAGACGGTCTGTGGCAGTCGACGGACGCCGTCCTGGCCCACTGGACGGCCTGGGACGGCCGAGCGACCCTCCTCGGCACCGCCGCGTACGCCGTGGGACCGGGCGGGACACCGGCGACCCGGCCGGGCGGAGGTCTGTCCGCCTACCTGATCGACCCCGACGGTCTGGCCTCCCCCGTGCTGCTCGCCTCGGAACCGCACGCCCCCACTCTCCGGGTGTGCGACCTCAGCCGCGACGGCCGGCTCGCGCTGCTGCGCCGGGGACCGCGCGGACGGCGGGAGGCGGTCATCCGGCGCACCTCCGACGCGGCGACCACTTTCACCCTGGCAGTCGCCGACGGTGACCAGTGGATCGGCCGGTTCTCGCCCGACAGGCGGACGCTGTGGCTGCGCAGCGACGCCGACCGGGAGTACGCGGCCCTGTTCGCCGTCGCTCTCGGCGCCGACGGCACGCCGCGCGGCAGGACCGTCGTGGCGGAACGCGAGGACAGCGACCTCGAACTGCTGACGATGGCACACGACGGCCGGACGGCCGTGCTGGCCTGGAACGTGCGGGGCGCGAACGAACTCGAGGTCGTCGAGACCTCCCCGGGGCACGGAGCCTTGGACGCCGCCGGACCGGCGCGGCCGGTACCGCTGCCCCACGAGGTCGTCACGCGGGTCGCTGCCGCCGGGCCGGGGCGGCTGCTGCTGGCGCTGTCCGGTTCACAACGCCGCCCCGGCGTGTGGTGGGCCCACGAAGGAGTGTCCCTGCTGCGCACCCCGTGGTCATCCCGGGACGAGGACGCCGTCCCGCCGGGCCGCCCGCCGGTACGTCCTGTCCTCTCGCGCCTCGCCGCCAGGGACGGACTGCCCCTCAGCGGCTGGTACTACCGTGCTCCGGGACGTGCCCCGAACGAGCCGGCGCCCTGCGTGATCCACCTGCACGGCGGCCCCGAGGACCAGGAACGCCCCGTGTTCGACCCGCTGTACCACGAGCTGGTCGGGCGCGGCCTGGACGTTTTCGCCCCCGACGTCCGCGGCTCCGGCGGACACGGCCGGTCCTTCGTCGACGCGGACCTGGGCACCGGCCGCTTCGCCGCGCTCGACGACGTCGCGGACTGCGCGGCGCACGCGGTCACGGCCGGCCCCGCGGACCCGACCCGGCTGGCGGTGATGGGGCGCTCGTACGGTGGCTACCTCACCTTCGCCTCCCTCGTCTGGCACCCGGACCTCTTCCGCACCGGCGTCGCCGTCTGCGGCATGTCCGACCTGCTGACCTTCTTCGCCGGCACCGAGCCCTGGATCGCGGAATCGGCGGCGCACAAGTACGGCCACCCCGAGCGCGACCGCGAACTGCTGCACGCCCTGTCGCCGATGAGCCGTATCGACGCGCTGCGGACCCCGCTGCTCGCCGTCCACGGCGAGCACGACACCAACGTGCCGCCGGGGGAGTCGGAACAGTTCGTGCGGGCCGCCCGTGAGCGCGGTGTCCCCGCCGAGCTCCTCGTCCTGCGTGACGAGGGGCACGACTTCCTGCGCGCGGACAACCGGCGCCTGTTCCGCCGGACCGCGGCGGACTGGATGGAGCGGCACCTGCACCCCTTCTGA
- a CDS encoding SpoIIE family protein phosphatase: MDNRATVHGNDSDGQSSPVGRLAATVERLRREVRTAQAEADGRALIELAKGILVERLGCGPAQASRQLAELTAQAGVTPLEFAVEVINQASRDRVSEVSSAFLAATADPPDGHSSAVRLRTAESGALAAQDTQAVADSLLEHALTPLGAEAVAIWALGADGSLALAGSAGFSTAEAGRWRHVPPGVTTVARRGLAERTGQWIRSLSEIGLPSIGQHHHSDGGRVAVPAETGGRIHGVLEIAWAAPLEPPPPQIVRQVEALAELCAHTLETYALHHPDGAPHPRVLPDVSELMDLADGLHDPALVLVPHLDSDGHLVDFRIHHVNSRFLDPAGRPRGVVSGALLLEAYPMAAGQSELFERMERVYATGEPFRAHRMRLTALVDDVPLAAVADINISRHGGSVLLIWRIEDETARLASLLQHAQRLGRIGGFEENLLTGEITWNGQLYHLYGRPVSDAAVPLEDLPAHAHPDDAIAIGRFLRTLLHQRRPASTAFRLQRPDGVTRHIRIVAEPVLDSAGQLYVVRGAYQDISAHHWTEVALAATRDQLAHSEQQASERNRLTLQLQHAIMPPTRAPLEVPGLDVAVRYRPAETQHLVGGDWYDAVVLPSRLVLVCVGDVAGHGIEAATSMVVLRNALRGLAVTGAGPGQLLSWLNMVAHHLTGAVTATAVCGLYDPENNTLRWARAGHLPPVLVRGSDAAPLPLVKGLLLGAVPEATYEEHEVQLAVDDTLLMYTDGLIERRDRSVEESLAQFLTIARAVPPTLDQQLDRLLTHSRSDTDDDTCIVGIRVAGGAVGLSAAPPPAAS, from the coding sequence GTGGACAACCGGGCCACCGTCCACGGAAACGACAGTGACGGGCAGTCCTCTCCCGTCGGCAGACTGGCGGCGACCGTGGAGCGGCTGCGCCGGGAGGTACGAACCGCGCAGGCCGAGGCGGACGGGCGGGCCCTGATCGAACTGGCCAAGGGCATCCTGGTCGAGCGGCTGGGCTGCGGTCCGGCGCAGGCCTCGCGGCAGCTCGCCGAGCTCACGGCGCAGGCGGGTGTGACGCCGTTGGAGTTCGCGGTCGAGGTGATCAACCAGGCCTCGCGCGACCGGGTGTCGGAGGTGTCCAGTGCCTTCCTCGCCGCGACCGCCGACCCACCGGACGGGCACTCCTCCGCCGTACGGCTGCGCACCGCCGAGAGTGGTGCGCTCGCCGCCCAGGACACCCAGGCCGTCGCCGACTCCCTGCTGGAACACGCGCTGACCCCGCTGGGCGCGGAGGCGGTGGCCATCTGGGCCCTGGGTGCCGACGGGTCCCTCGCCCTGGCGGGCAGCGCCGGGTTCTCCACGGCCGAGGCCGGACGCTGGCGGCATGTGCCGCCGGGCGTGACGACCGTGGCGCGCCGTGGGCTCGCCGAGCGCACCGGGCAGTGGATCCGCAGCCTGTCCGAGATCGGGCTGCCGTCCATCGGCCAGCACCACCACTCCGACGGCGGCCGGGTCGCCGTACCGGCGGAGACCGGCGGGCGTATCCACGGCGTCCTGGAGATCGCCTGGGCCGCGCCGCTGGAGCCCCCTCCCCCGCAGATCGTCCGCCAGGTCGAGGCGCTGGCCGAGTTGTGCGCGCACACCCTGGAGACGTACGCCCTCCACCATCCCGACGGCGCCCCGCACCCGCGCGTCCTGCCGGACGTCTCCGAGCTGATGGATCTGGCCGACGGCCTCCACGACCCGGCGCTGGTGCTGGTGCCGCACCTGGACTCCGACGGGCACCTCGTCGACTTCCGCATCCACCACGTCAACAGCCGCTTCCTCGACCCGGCGGGCCGGCCGCGGGGCGTCGTGAGCGGCGCGCTGCTGCTGGAGGCGTACCCGATGGCCGCCGGTCAGAGCGAGCTGTTCGAACGGATGGAGCGCGTCTACGCCACCGGTGAGCCCTTCCGCGCCCACCGCATGCGGCTCACCGCCCTGGTGGACGACGTCCCGCTCGCGGCCGTCGCCGACATCAACATCAGCCGGCACGGCGGCAGCGTCCTGCTCATCTGGCGCATCGAGGACGAGACGGCGCGCCTGGCGAGCCTGCTCCAGCACGCCCAGCGCCTGGGTCGCATCGGCGGTTTCGAGGAGAACCTGCTGACGGGCGAGATCACCTGGAACGGTCAGCTCTACCACCTCTACGGCAGGCCCGTCTCCGACGCCGCCGTGCCGCTGGAGGACCTGCCCGCCCACGCCCACCCCGACGACGCCATCGCCATCGGACGGTTTCTGCGCACCCTGCTCCACCAGCGCCGTCCCGCGTCCACCGCGTTCCGTCTGCAACGCCCCGACGGGGTCACCCGCCACATCCGGATCGTGGCGGAGCCCGTTCTCGACTCCGCCGGTCAGCTGTATGTCGTGCGCGGCGCCTACCAGGACATCTCCGCCCACCACTGGACGGAGGTCGCCCTCGCCGCCACCCGGGACCAGCTCGCCCACAGCGAGCAGCAGGCCAGCGAACGCAACCGGCTGACCCTGCAGTTGCAGCACGCCATCATGCCCCCGACGCGGGCGCCGCTGGAGGTTCCGGGGCTGGACGTGGCGGTGCGCTACCGGCCCGCGGAGACCCAGCATCTGGTCGGCGGTGACTGGTACGACGCGGTCGTGCTGCCGTCCCGGCTGGTGCTGGTGTGCGTGGGCGACGTCGCCGGGCACGGCATCGAGGCGGCCACCAGCATGGTCGTCCTGCGCAACGCGCTGCGCGGGCTCGCCGTGACCGGCGCCGGGCCCGGCCAGCTGCTGTCCTGGCTCAACATGGTGGCCCACCATCTGACCGGCGCCGTCACCGCCACCGCGGTCTGCGGCCTGTACGACCCCGAGAACAACACCCTGCGCTGGGCGCGGGCCGGGCATCTGCCGCCGGTCCTCGTGCGCGGCTCGGATGCGGCACCGCTGCCGCTGGTCAAGGGGCTGCTGCTGGGTGCCGTACCGGAGGCCACATATGAGGAGCACGAGGTTCAGCTCGCCGTCGACGACACGCTGCTGATGTACACGGACGGTCTGATCGAACGCCGGGACCGGTCCGTGGAGGAGTCCCTGGCTCAGTTCCTGACGATCGCACGGGCCGTCCCGCCCACACTGGACCAGCAGTTGGACCGTCTGCTCACCCACAGCAGGTCCGACACGGACGACGACACCTGCATCGTGGGAATCCGGGTGGCAGGAGGCGCGGTCGGCCTCAGTGCCGCGCCACCGCCCGCAGCGTCTTGA